The window ATGCGACTGTCCCTTGAGAGCCAGAACCTTGGTAATGGCTGCAGTCAGAGTGGTTTTGCCGTGGTCTACATGACCAATCGTGCCGATATTTACATGGGGCTTGGTTCGTTCAAATTTCGCCTTCGCCATCTCTGTCTCCGCTTTTTGAATATTTTAATTGTATAAGTTTGAGCAATCTATTCGGCGCCGAACTATCTCAGAGGCAACCGCTTCATAGCCGTTAAATTGCATGCTGAATGTTGCTCTTCCCTGACTACGTGATCTTATCTCGGTCGAATATCCGAACATTTCCGCCAAGGGAACGAATGCGCTGACTACCTGCATTTCCCCGAGGCGATTTTCTACCCCCTGAATACGGCCGCGGCGCATCTTGATATCACTCATAATTTCGCCTAAAAACGCACCCGGCACAACCACTTCAACTTCCATTACCGGTTCAAGTATCGTTGGCTTTGTCCGCTTAATGTTTTCGTTGAAGCCTCGAGCTCCAGCCAGTTTAAAAGCAAGCTCATTCGATTCATTTTCATGCCAGTTTCCACTTTCCAGGATGGCTTTGATACCGATCATCGGGTAGCCAAACAGAGGTCCTGACAGCATAGCTTCTGCAATGCCAAGCCGAACGGGCTCGACAAATCTCGCCGGGAGCTCTGCAGGCACTGTCTGGTTACAAAAAACCAAACCTTTGTCACGTTTTTTATCCGGTTCAAGTCGAAGGCCGACCTGAGCAAAAACTGACCGGCAGCCCTCCTGACGGATAAACTGCCCCTCACATACAATGGTTTCGGTGATAGATTCGCGGTAGGCAACCTGAGGCTTGCCGACATTGGCATTAACTTTGAACTCGCGAGCCAGTCGATCCACTATTATTTCAAGATGAAGCTCGCCCATACCTGAAATTATAGTCTGCCCGCTTTCTTCGTCGTTGTTGACTTTGAAGGTAGGATCTTCGGCAGCCAATTTATCCAGAGCCTGGACTAAACGTTCCTGATCACTCTGGCTTAGGGGCTCGATAGCAACTCCGATAACCGGTTCCGGTATTTCCAGAGATTCGAGCAGAACCGCGTCTTTTTCCAGACACAGGGTATCGCCTGTGGCACTATGCCTCAGGCCGATTACGGCGACGATATCCCCGGCATAAATCTTTCTGACCTCTTCCCTTTTATTGGCATGCATCTTCAGGAGCCGGCCGATTTTTTCATATTGCCTGCGACTGCTGTTATAGAGTTGCATACCACTTTCAACAACTCCCGAGTACAGGCGCAGATAGGCCAGCTGCCCGACATGCGGGTCAGTTAAGATTTTGAATACCAAAGCCGTCGGCTGCGATTGATCACTGATTTCTACCACAACTGATTCATCTTTATCCAGTTTCCGGGCGACAATTCTTCTAACTTCAACAGGAGAAGGTAGAAAGTTGACCACTGCGTCAAGCAGAGGCTGAACCCCTATATTCCTGAATGCAGCCCCACACAGAATCGGTGTCCCTAGCAAAAGCAAGGTTGCCCTACGAACTTGCTGTTTTATATCATCAGCCTTGATTTTTTCACCTTCGAGATAACGCAAGGCGAAGTCATCATCAAGATCTGCAAGCTCTTCAATCAATCTGTTGCGATACCCTGTCGCCCGGGACAACATGTCCCCCGGCACAGCGCGCACTTCGTATTCGGTTCCCAAAGAACTTTGATCGAAATAAACAGCCTTTTCGGCTATTAGATCTATTACTCCGGTAAAGCTATCACCTTCACCCAGAGGTAACTGCAAAACCAAGGGCCTGGCCCCGAGCCTGCTTCGCATCATATTGACGACCCGATCAAAATCGGCACCGATGCGATCCATCTTATTGACAAAAGCGACCCGTGGAACCTGGTACTTAACGGCCTGACGCCAAACGGTCTCAGACTGCGCTTCAACTCCGCCAACCGCGCAAAAAACAGCGACTACTCCATCTAAGACCCGCAACGACCGTTCTACTTCGATCGTAAAATCAACATGGCCCGGAGTATCGATAATATTTATCCGGTGTTCTTTCCAAAAGCAGGTTGTAGCCGCCGAGGTAATAGTAATTCCTCGTTCCTGTTCCTGCTCCATCCAGTCCATGGTCGCGGTTCCATCATGAACCTCTCCCAGACGATGCGAAATACCGGTATAAAATAAAACTCTTTCAGTGGTGGTTGTCTTGCCGGCATCAATATGAGCCATGATGCCTATATTACGGCACTTTAATAGAGAGTACTGACGTGCCACATCGACCTGAACTGAATTTTAAATGCCTTACCAACGGTAATGAGCAAAAGCCTTATTGGCCTCGGCCATCTTGTGCGTGTCTTCGCGCTTTTTAACCGCCGAGCCACGCTTGCTTGCCGCATCGAGCAACTCAGCGGCCAATTTCTGAGCCATACTTTTCTCTCCCCGCGAACGAGAGTAGCCAACCAACCAGCGGATAGCAAGCGCCATTTTACGATCAGGCATAACCTCAACCGGAACCTGATACGTCGCCCCACCCACGCGACGTGATTTGACTTCAACCAATGGCTTGACATTTTCCAATGCGCTTTTAAAGATTGCTAGAGGCTCTTCTTCAACCCGATCCCCGATCAAGTCCATCGCCTCGTAAAAGATTCCCAGGGCCACGCTTTTCTTACCGTCAAGCATCAGCCCATTAACAAACTTGGCTACCTGGCGATCATGATATCTGGGATCTGGATTGACTTTACGTTTCTCTATCTCTCTTTTTCTGGCCATCTATCTTAAATCCTCGAAAACGATTTCTTCTAATGATAAGAAACTTTTATTACCCGGGAAAACCTATTTGGGCCGTTTAGCCCCGTACTTGGAACGACCCTGGCGA is drawn from Pseudomonadota bacterium and contains these coding sequences:
- the tuf gene encoding elongation factor Tu (EF-Tu; promotes GTP-dependent binding of aminoacyl-tRNA to the A-site of ribosomes during protein biosynthesis; when the tRNA anticodon matches the mRNA codon, GTP hydrolysis results; the inactive EF-Tu-GDP leaves the ribosome and release of GDP is promoted by elongation factor Ts; many prokaryotes have two copies of the gene encoding EF-Tu) → MAKAKFERTKPHVNIGTIGHVDHGKTTLTAAITKVLALKGQSH
- the fusA gene encoding elongation factor G gives rise to the protein MARQYSLLKCRNIGIMAHIDAGKTTTTERVLFYTGISHRLGEVHDGTATMDWMEQEQERGITITSAATTCFWKEHRINIIDTPGHVDFTIEVERSLRVLDGVVAVFCAVGGVEAQSETVWRQAVKYQVPRVAFVNKMDRIGADFDRVVNMMRSRLGARPLVLQLPLGEGDSFTGVIDLIAEKAVYFDQSSLGTEYEVRAVPGDMLSRATGYRNRLIEELADLDDDFALRYLEGEKIKADDIKQQVRRATLLLLGTPILCGAAFRNIGVQPLLDAVVNFLPSPVEVRRIVARKLDKDESVVVEISDQSQPTALVFKILTDPHVGQLAYLRLYSGVVESGMQLYNSSRRQYEKIGRLLKMHANKREEVRKIYAGDIVAVIGLRHSATGDTLCLEKDAVLLESLEIPEPVIGVAIEPLSQSDQERLVQALDKLAAEDPTFKVNNDEESGQTIISGMGELHLEIIVDRLAREFKVNANVGKPQVAYRESITETIVCEGQFIRQEGCRSVFAQVGLRLEPDKKRDKGLVFCNQTVPAELPARFVEPVRLGIAEAMLSGPLFGYPMIGIKAILESGNWHENESNELAFKLAGARGFNENIKRTKPTILEPVMEVEVVVPGAFLGEIMSDIKMRRGRIQGVENRLGEMQVVSAFVPLAEMFGYSTEIRSRSQGRATFSMQFNGYEAVASEIVRRRIDCSNLYN
- a CDS encoding 30S ribosomal protein S7; the encoded protein is MARKREIEKRKVNPDPRYHDRQVAKFVNGLMLDGKKSVALGIFYEAMDLIGDRVEEEPLAIFKSALENVKPLVEVKSRRVGGATYQVPVEVMPDRKMALAIRWLVGYSRSRGEKSMAQKLAAELLDAASKRGSAVKKREDTHKMAEANKAFAHYRW